GACTTCGGCTTCATCGAGGTGAGTCCGCCGGTCGTGATGATGCTCGTCTCGGTTCCGGCCGCGTGGTACGTGCTGAACCGGACGGCGTTCGGCCGCTGGATAGAGGCCAGCGGCGAGAACCCGAAGGCACTCGACACCGTGGGCGTGGACGTGCGGAAGGTCCGCTACTCGGGCGTCCTGCTGTCGGGATTCTTCTCGGGACTCGGCGGGGCCGGACTCGCGCTCGGCCGCGTCGGCCAGTTCATCGGCGGCGGGGCGACGATGGTCAACGGCCGGGGCTGGATCGGCATCACGGCCTACCTGTTTGGCAACTACAACCCGCTGGGCGCGTTCGGCGCGTCGTTCCTCTTCGCCAGCCTCGATGCGCTCCAGATTCGACTCCAACAGCTCGGTTACAGCATCCCGAGCGAACTCATCGGCATCATTCCGTACGTGACGGTCATCGTCGTGCTGGCGTTCGTCGGTCGCACCCGGATTCCGGACGCGGCGGGCGACCACTACGAGTCGGGCGAGGAGTAACGACCTGCCCGAGCGGTCCCGAGTTTTACCACGCTGGCTCTCGACGTACTGGTGTGACAGTCGAATCAGCGATGCGCCGCATCGAGGAGACCGACGACTCCCGCACCGACGCCGACGACCGCGACAGCAGTACGAGATGTACCGGAAGACGCTCCGGGCGCTCGAAGCCATCGACTCGGACGACGATGACGAGGGAATCGCGGTCGTGGCCGACTGGATAGTCGAGCGACTGGAAACCGACGGCAAGCGACCGGGGTCGAGGGAGGTCCGTCGCCGCGCGCGCAAGTTCTGCAACCGGAACGGCTACGACGTATCCGACAACGATTGGCTCGGGAGCTAACGGGCGAACGAGTCGTCGGGGGCGAGCGTGGGCGTCGAACACAAGGGTTGAACGGGAGGATCGTCAAGCGACCGCGAGCGACGACGGCGCAGACGGGAGATACTTGACCGATGGCTGCCAACCTCGCCATCATGGACGAACTCATCGAGGCCGCCCGCGACGTGCAGGAGCAGGCCCACGTCCCCTACTCGGACTATACGGTCGGCGCGGCGCTCCAGACCGCCGACGGAAGCGTCTACGTTGGCTGTAACATCGAGAACGCCAACTACAGCAACAGCCTCCACGCCGAGGAGGTCGCCATCGCCGAGGCCGTCAAGGAGGGCCACCGCGAGTTCGACGCGCTGGTGGTTAGCTCCGGCGCTCGTGACGGCGTCACCCCCTGCGGGATGTGTCGCCAGACGCTCGCGGAGTTCTGCGAGGACGACCTGCCGATTGTCTGCGACGCGGGGCAGGGGGACGACGGGAGCGACGAAGTGACCGAGTACACGCTCGGCGAACTCCTGCCGGACACGATTACCGAGGAGATGTTGGAGTAGCGCGAGGGTCGTTCAATTCTTCTCTATCGCCGGTGGTTAGGCCAACTGCCGACCCGCGAACGCGACCAGCGCGTCGCGTTTCACCAGCGAGAACCCGGCGAGAATGACCAGAAAGCCGCCCATCGTCGTCGCGGTCAGCGTCTCGCCGAGCAGGACCCACCCGGCCACCGCCGTCACCATCGGCACGAGGTAGGAGACGAGGTTTACCTGCACCGGACTGTGACGCTCCAGCAGTCCGAAGTAGGCGGCGTAGGCTCCCGCGGTGGCCACCACCGCGAGGTAGGCCAGCGGGACCGCGACCTGCGGAGCGAGCGCGTCGGCGACTCGCGGCGTCTCGCCCGAGGCGAGACTCGCCGCGTGCATCAACAGCGCGCCGACGAACATTCCCCACGCGGTCGTCGCGGTGCTGTCCATACTGGGGCTGCGCCGCCGGAGGAGAACGCTCCCGAGCGCGACGCTGGTCGCGGACCCGACGACCAGCAGTTTCCCAGTCACGCCCGCGAGCAGGTTCGCGGGATCGGGTCGCACGACCAGCGCGACGCCCGCGAGTCCGACGAGCAGGCCGAGCAGTCCGACCGGCGACAGTGTGTCGTCGGGGAGTAGACTCCGAGCGAACCCCGTCGTCAGCACGGGGTTCAGGCTGTAGAGAATCGCGGCGACGCCGCCGGTCGTGTACTGCTGGCCGACGAAGAGTAGTCCGTTCGCTGCGGTGATGAGGAACACGCCGACGACGAGGACTGCGAGGTAGTCGTCGCGGGTCCGGGGCACCCATCGGTCGCAGGCGAGTGCGGCGTAGACGACGAGAATGATCGCGCCGATGTCGTACCGGAGCGCCGCGAACAACAGCGGCGGGAGCGAATCCAATCCGATTTCGATGGCGACGAACGACCCGCCCCACGCGACTGCGAGGAAGACGAACAGTAGGGCATCTCGATAGCGCGACACGCAATTCGCTCGGCGCGCACCGGAGAAAAATCTCTCGCTTCCGGCAGTTCGACCGCGATTTTGGCGACAAAAAGAGTTCAAGAAACGGTTCACGCGCGCCGTCGGCCGTGACCGCTGACGGCCCGACGGCCGCGATTCGACCGACGCGGATTAATCCTTGTACCGGAAGGTCACGTTGGCGTCGCTGGAGAACGTCGAGGCGTCTTCGAGAGCGCCGATGACGCTGAACGTGTCTGTGTCACTGAAATCGAGCTTTCCGGCGACGTTGGCGTCGTTGCTCACCGACTCGGTAGACTCACAGTCGCTGGTCTTCTCGGCGCTGTAGCCGACGATGAACGCGTAGGACGAATTCGACCCTTCGACGACGAGGTCACCGTTCGGTGCGTCGTCGGTTCCATCTACGATGGCGTCTAGATTGCCGTCGAGATTGAGGGTCGTGACCCACCCATCGAAGTCGATTTTATCCACGTCGCCGTTGACCGACCCCTCGACAATCGTCTTGTCGTCGTCGCTTCTGATGGAGTCGCCGGATTCTAGATTCCGTCCGGTGGCGTTCGGGTCGTTGACCACCGCGATGTAGTCGCCTTGCCCCTCGATGAAGAGGGTCTGCGGGGAATCGGCGGCGACCGACTGGGTGCTTCCGAGGACGCCACCGGTGAGTCCGGTAGCGACGACACTCTTCTTGACGAACGACCGACGCGAAACGTTTCTTTCTCCAATCATCACCTCAATATTTATATCCACAAATATTGTATTTTTATGAATAAAATAAACATAAGAATAAATCAATACATGTGGAGCACAGGGGGAAACGTTGGCCGGAAGCGAGACACGCACGGGTACGCGGCGGCAAAACGACGACCCCCGGAGTGAACGCGAAGGACTTTTTATTCGGGGGAGCAACCTGAGCGGGTATGACCGGCGACAGCGAAGACCCGAACGACGACGTGCAGTACCACATCGAGGTCGGCGAGGGCGACGTGGCCGACGCCGTTCTCTTGCCCGGCAACCCCGAGCGCATCGAGAAGATAACCCAGTTCTGGGACTCGGCCGACGAGATGGCCAGCCACCGCGAGTACCGGACCGTCACCGGCGACTACGAGGGTGCGCCCATCAGCGTCACCTCGACGGGCATTGGAAGTCCCTCCGCCGCAATCGCCGTCGAGGAGTTGGCCCGAATCGGCGCTGACACCTTTATCCGAGTCGGCTCCTGCGGTGCCATCCAGCCCGAGATGGACGTCGGCGATTTGGTCATCTCGACTGGCGGCGTCCGCCAAGAGGGGACCAGCGACGCCTATGTCCGCGAGGACTACCCCGCCGTCGCCGACTACGAGGTCGTCTCCGCGCTCGTCGCGGCCGCCGAGCGACTCGGCTACGACTACCACACCGGCGTCACGATGAGCGCCGACAGCTTCTACGCCGGGCAGGGCCGCCCCGGTTTCGAGGGTTTCGAGGCCGCCGGGAGCGACGAACTCGTCGAGAATCTGAAGGAGGCGAACGTCAAGAACATCGAGATGGAGGCCAGCGCCATCATGACGCTCGCCAACATCTACGGACTCCGAGCGGGCGCGGTCTGCTCGGTGTTCGCCAACCGCGAGACTGGCGAGTTCCTGACTGAGGGCGAGAACCGCGCCGCGGAGACCGCAAGCCTCGCGGTGAAGCTTCTGGCGCAGATGGACGAAGTGAAGGCAGAGGCGGGCGTCGAGCGGTGGCATCCCGGTCTGAGTCTCGACTGAACGTTCGACAATTCGTTTCAGCGAACGAGCGAAGCGAGTGAGCGCACCACCAAACTGCGAGACGCGAGCGACCGGTGGGAGCGAGCGTCCCGTTTTTCATCCACGTTTTTACGAGGCGTGGTGCCCGCAACGCCCGAGCGAAGCGAGGGCGTGAGGACACCCAACGAAGTAAAAAGGTGGGATCGGACGAAGTGAAGGCAGAGGCGGGCGTCGAGCGGTGGCATCCCGGTCTGTGTCTGGAGTAGCTACTCTCAGTCGTCGCCGATGTCCGGCGACTCACCCGACGACCCACCGGCCGACGCGGTGCCGACGTTCTCGCGGAGGTCGGCCTCGATTTCTTCCAGCGAGCGGCCCTTGGTCTCGGGAACAACGTAGTAGGTGAACACCAGCGCGATTGCGCTGAGTCCGCCGAACAGCCAGAACGTCGAGGAGGTGCCGACGTTTGCGGTCAGCATCGGGAACGTCAGCGAGACCAGCAGGTTCGCGCCCCAGTTGGCCACGGTGACGGCTCCCATCGCGGTCCCGCGGACCGACAGCGGGTAAATCTCGGAGATAATGAGCCAGAACACCGGTCCGAGACCGATGGCGAAGAAGGCGACGTACAGCATCAGGCTCCCGGTGGCGAACCACCCGAGCACGCCCGAGAACCCCGGCATGTAGAACACCGCGCCGAGGATGCCCAGCGTCAGCACCATCCCGCCGACGCCGACGAGCAACAGCGCGCGCCGCCCGACGCGGTCGATGAGCGCGATTGCGACGACGGTCATCACGACGTTGATGACGCCGATGCCGACCGTCGCCAGAATCGAGGTCGTACTCCCGAAGCCGGTCGATTCGAGGACGGTCGGTGCGTAGTACATCACCGCGTTGATACCCGTGACCTGCTGGAACACCGCGAGTCCCAGACCGACGACCAGCGCCGGGCGGAGCCACGGCTGAATCAGGTCGCCGAGTCCGGTGCCCGACTGCTCCTCGACGGTCTCCTCGATTTCCGCCAGCTCCGCTTCGACGCCGCCCTCGCGGGTGCGTTCGAGGACTTCGCGGGCCTCCTCTCGGCGGCCGTGTTCGAAGAGCCAGCGCGGACTCTCGGGCATCTTCAGCATGCCGACCGCGAGGATGACCGCCGGAACCATCCCGGCCCCGAGCATCCAGCGCCACGCGCCCGCGTCGGCGAAGGCGTAGTTGACGAAGTACGACGAGAGGATGCCGACCGTGACCATGAGTTGGTTGAGCGAGGTGAGCGCGCCCCGAATCTTCGGCGGCGCTATCTCCGAGATGTACAGCGGCCCGACGATGGACGCGAAGCCGATGGCGACCCCGTCGATGAGTCGGCCCAGCACCAGTATCGGAACGTTCGGCGCGAGCGCCATCGTCCCCGACCCGATGAAGAAGACGACCGCGCCGAGCAGGATGAGCCGTCGGCGACCGATGCGGTCGGCGAGTTTCCCGCCCAGCGCGGCCCCCACCGCAGCGCCCGCCATCGCACCGCTGACCACGATGCCCCGGACGAGCGGCGACATCGTGAACGTCTGTTTGATGTACAGGAAGGCACCCGAGATGATGCCCGTGTCGAACCCGAACAACAGTCCGTTGAGGGCGGCTAACGCGGCGGCGACGTAGATGAACCTGTTACGGCCAGCGCCGACACCCTCCGTATCTATCGTGGACATGAAGGAGTTTCAATTCGGCGTGTTCTCGGCGGCGGGTAAGGAAAGTTTTGAAAACTTACTACGAGTGTAGTTAATATTCTACAATTATGAATTTTGTCCGAGAAGTGGGGCAGACAAGTGGCCAGATTGATACGAACCGACGGCGAACTGCCGGGCGATGACCGACCCCGAGACGATTTCGACCTACCAGTCGGTCGCCGACGAGTACCGAGAGCGCCACGGCGACCGGTCGGTAGTCCGCGAACTGGTCGAGCAGTTCCTCGACGCGCTCGAACCCGCGACCGGCCGCGAGTCGGCCCGAATCGCCGACGTGGGCTGTGGTCCCGGTTGGGAGTCAGCCACCTTCGCCGAGCGCGGCCACGAAGTCGTCGGCGCGGACCTCACGCCCGCGTTTCTCCGGGCGGCCAACGCCCGAGCGCCCAGCGCGTCGTTCGCCCGTATGGACATGCGCAACCTCGGGTTCGCCGCCGACTCGCTGGACGGACTCTGGGCCTGCGCGTCGTTCCTCCACGTCCCCCGCGCGGACGCTCCCAACACTCTTCGGGAGTTCCGGCGCGCGCTTCGACCCGAGGGCGTTCTCTGTCTCTCGGTCGCTCGGGGCGACGGCGAGACGGTCGGCGACACCTACGACGAGGACCACCGACAGTTCACGCTCTACCGGGCCGACGAACTGCGCGAACTGGTCGCTGACGCCGGGTTCGCGGTCGAATCGGTGTCGGACGGCGAGTGGATTCAGTTGTTCGGGCGAGCGTAGGTCGGCGACCCCGTTCCGTTTTCGGCGCTTGCCTTACTTCTCGTCTGCGCGCGGCGCGCGAACCGACAGCACGGGTACTTCGGAGGTTCGGACGACTTTCGCTGTCGTACTGCCGAGGAAGTAGCGGTCGATTCCGGTCCTGCCGTGCGTGCCCATCGTGAGTAAGTCTACCTCGCTGTCGTCCGCGTAGTCGAGCAGTCCCCTCGCAGGAACCCCCTTCTCGACCGCGGTTACGGCGTCCAGTCCCGCCTCGCGGGCGCGCTCGGCGACTCCATCGGCGGCGTCTTGGGCCTGCGCTTCGAGTTCGTCCAGTATCTGGGTCTCGCCCATCGCGTCGGACGGGTCGCCCGACGTGCCGACCGCGATTCGGATGTCCACGACGCTGACCGCGTGGACGGTCGCGTCGTACCGTTCGGCGACGGCGAGACCGTGTTCGACCGCAACGTCGGCGCAGTCGCTGCCATCGGTCGGAATCAACACGTCGTCGTAGCCGTCCGCGACGCTCCGGTCGGTCGCCTGAACCGTGAACACGGGCACGTCCGCGAGACGGAGGACGCGCTCGGTCACGCTCCCGGTGACGTATCGGTTCAGTCCGGTCCGGCCGTGCGTTCCCATAAACACGAGGTCGGCGTTCGACTCCTCGGCGTAGTCGAGGATGCCCTCCGAGGGCTTGCCGTGGACGACTGCCGTGCGAACGTCGTCGTCCGAGTCGGCGAGCGCTTCGAGGTCCGAAATCGTCTCACGGGCGCGGTCTTCGAGTTGCTCGATGAACGCTTCGTCAACGCCACCCGCGCTGAAGAGACCGCCCTCGCTCTGTACGTCCACGACGTTGACGAGGTGGACCGCAGCGTCGAAGCGCCGCGCGAGGTCGAAGGCGTGTTCGGCGGCGCGCTCGGCGTGGTCGCTCCCGTCGGTGGGGACAACTACGGTGTCGTACATGATGAGTACCGGTAGCTACGACGGACTGACTCTTAAGAGGATTGGGAGGTTCTCGGCGGGCGAGAATCGTGAAAAAGGGTCAGTCTACAGCAGGTCGGCGTCCACGAGTCTGTCCACGGCCTCACCGATGCGCTCCTTACTGTTGGCGTAGGAGATGCGGGCATACCCCGGCGCGCCGAACGCGCTCCCCGGCACGGTGGCGACGTGAGCCTGTTCTAAGGCGTCCTCGCACCACGTCTGGTCGTCCTCGGCGACCTCCATCATCAGGTAGAACGCGCCGTCAGGTTCGGGAGCAGCGACGCCCTCCGCGTCGAGTCTGTCGAGCAGGAACTCGCGGCGCTCGGCGAAGGCCTCGACCATCTCGTCTATCGCCTCGTCGGTGTTTTCGAGGGCTTCGACGCCCGCGTGCTGGACGAAGTTGGTCGCACAGGACACTGAGTGGGAGTGAAGCTTTCCGGCCTGCGAAATCAGTTCCTCGGGACCCGCGAAGTAGCCGAGTCGCCACCCCGTCATCGAGTAGGCCTTCGAGAAGCCGTTGACAGTGACGGTCCGGTCGGCCATCCCCTCGAACGTGCCGAGACTGGTCGGGTCCGGTCCGTAGGTTATCTCCCCATAGATTTCGTCGCTGATGACGGTCACGTCGTGTTCGACCGCGAGGTCGCGGACGCCCGCGAGCGCGTCGTCGGAGTAGACTGCGCCCGTGGGGTTGTTCGGGGAGTTGACGACCAGCAGTTCGGTCTCGTCGGACATCGCGTCGCCGAGTTCGTCCAGCGCGGGTTCGAGTTGGAAGTCGTGGGGCGCGAGATCCACGCGGTTCAAGTCTCCGCCCGCGAGTTTGACCATCGCCTCGTAGGAGACCCACGCGGGGTCGAGCAGGACGACCTCGTCGCCGTCGTCCACGAGCGTCTGGACGGCCTCGTAGAGCGCCTGCTTCGCGCCCGGCGTCACGATGACGTTCTCAGCCTCGTGGTCGAGACCGTCGTCGCGCAACTTCTCGGCGACGACTTCGCGGAGTTCGGCGATACCGTTCGAGGAGGTGTAGCCCGTGTGGCCCGCGTCCATCGCTTCCTGCCCAGCCGAGACGATGTTCTCGGGCGTCGGAAAGTCGGGTTCGCCGACGCTCAGGTCTACCACGTCCGCGCCCTCGGCTTCTAGTTCGGACGCGAGGTTGCTGATGGCGAGCGTCGCGCTCGGTTCGACTCGTTGGATTCTGTCTGAGAAATGCATGTTAGAGTTCCTCCGCAAGTTCGATTGCTGCCGCTACCGCCTCGCTACCCTTGTCCGCGCGCTCGCGGGCCTCAGCACCGGACATCCCCGGTCCGCTCACGCCGAAGGTGACGGGCGTGTCGCGGTCGAGGCTTACGTCGGTCAGGCCTTGAGCGGTCGCGTCGGCGATGACTCGGTCGTGGTCGGTGTCGCCGGTCACTATCGTCCCGACCACGGCCACGGCGTCGATTTCGTCGCGCCGGGCCAAGCGGTCGGCCGCGAGCGGCGAATCGTACGCGCCGGGGACGCGGAGCGTTTCGACCACTTCGACACCGCGGTCGGCGGCGGCCTCGTGGGCGTGTTCTTCCATCTGGTCGGTTACCTCGCGGTTGAACCGCGAGACGACGAGACCGAGCGAAACCATATCGTGATGAAGGTTTGGGCGAGTAAAAGAACTACCGTTCTCCGGAAAACTTGTATCCCTCGGGATGGTTTCGGAAAACGATGACCGCAGACGAGAAGTCCGCCAACGCTCGGCGGTGGTCCCGCGAGTCCGCGACCGCGTTCGGCCGGGCGATTGGCGCGCGCACCGCCGTCGCCGTGCTGGCGGTGACGGCGCTGTCGCTGTCGCTCCGGTTCTTCGCGCTCGGGTCACGGGCGTTCCACTGGGACGAGGCGCGGGTCGGCTACTGGATTCTGCGCTACGCCGAGAACGGCATCTGGGAGTACCACGCCGTCATTCACGGGCCGTTCGTCTATCACGTCAACAAGTATCTGTTTCAGCTCTTCGGCGCGAGCGACTTCGTGGCGCGCGCCCCGGTCGCGGTGGTCTCGGGCCTGCTCCCGCTGACCGCGTGGCTGTTCCGCGAGCGACTCAACCGCGTCGAGATGGTCACTGTCGGTCTCTTCTTCGCGGCCAACCCCATCGTCCTCTACTACTCGCGGTTCATGCGCAACGACGTGCTTCTGGCGGCGTTCATGGTGTACGCGCTGGCGTTCTACGTCCGCCTGTTCGACACCCGCAAACCGCGATACCTCTACGCCGGGACGCTGATGCTCGCGCTGGCGTTCACGACCAAGGAGAACGTGCTGGTCTACGTCGTGACGTGGGCGGGCGCGGCGGTCCTGCTGTTGGACCACCGATTGCAACTCGTCGCGGGGACCGACGACCGCAAGCAGTTCCTGCGCGAACAGGCCCGCGAGACGTGGACCGCGCTCTGGCACGGTCGCTGGGGACTCCACCTCGTGTTCGGCCTCCTGTTTTTCTTCGCCGTCGTCGTCTTCTTCTACGCGCCGCGGTCGCGGGGCATCCCCGAACCCGGTCTCTGGAAGGCATTCTCGAACCCCGGCATGTTCCCCGCGGTAATAGAGGAAGCGACGGTCGGGTCGTGGGAGTCGTTCATGGGGAAGTGGGGAGAGGGCAACCAGAAGTCGTATCTCGACACGTTCGAGTCGCTGGGAGGGGTCCTCCGGCGGAGTTCGCTCGCGCTCCTCGTGCTGGCGGGGGTCGGCTTCCTGACCGACCGCTACGTCGGCGACAAACCGCGCGACCTCGTAGCGTTCACCTTCTACTGGGGGTTCGTCAGCATCATCGGCTACCCCGTCATCGTGGAGAACGCCTTCCCGTGGGAAGTCATCCACGCGGTCGTTCCGCTGGCGATTCCCGCTGGCGTCGGTCTCGCCATCCTCGTCCGGTGGGGAAGCGAGTCCGTGACCGATGGAGACGCCGTGAGCGCGACGCTCGCGGCCCTGCTCGTGTTGCTGGTCGCCGGACAGGTGGCGGCCACCGCGGCCAGCACGACCTATATGCATCCGGCCGACCAGTATCTCGACGAGGGCGCGTCCGAACGGAACGCGCTCGTCCAGTACGGCCAACCCGCGGAGGGAATCCAGCCGACGCTCCAACGGGTGCGCTACGCCGTGACTAACAACGACGGCACCGACGTGCTGTACTACGGGTCGGACTTCTACGTCGCTGACGAGTCCGAGAACGACCGATGGGCCGCGGGCGGCGGGTGGTACGACCGCCTGCCGATTCCGTGGTACACCGAAATGTACGGCGCGGAGGTAGACAGTACGGACGACGTGCAGGCGGTCGGGTCGAATCCGCCGCCGGTCGTCGTCGCACGCGCTGGTGACCGCGACGTGGTCGCCCAGCAACTCGACGGCTACCGGGCCTTCGAGGAGGGACTGACCCTCTGGGGGAGCGAGACGGTCTTCTTCGTGGACGAGGACGCCCTGCCGCCGGAACAGCGAGCGCAGCGAGGCGCGGTTAGTTGAACGCCACCGCCGATTATATCCACATTCTTGAACATCTGCTGTCCGAGTTGGCAAATCTTATGCAGGGGCGTCTACAATCTTCGACCGAATGACCGACACAGAGACGCTCGGCGTCGTCGGCGGGGGACAGCTCGGTCGGATGCTGGCGGAGGCGGCCGCGCCGCTCGGAGTCGAGGTGGTCGTCCTCGACCCCACGCCCGAGTGCCCGGCCTCGCCGGTCGCCCGCGACCAAATCGTCGGCGAGTTCGACGACGAAGAGGGCGTCCGAGAGTTGGCCGCGCGCGCGGACTACGTGACCTACGAAATCGAGTTGGCCGACCCGGACCTGCTCGCGGCGGTCGAAGACGAGTACGACGTGCCCGTCAACCCCGACCCCGAGACGCTCCGGACGATTCAGGACAAGTTGGTGCAAAACGAGGCCCTGCGGGACGCCGGGGTTCCGGTGCCCGAGTTCCGGCGAGTCGGCGACCGCGAGGAGTTGGACGCCGCCGTCGAGCAGTTCGGCTACCCCGTCATGCTCAAGGCCCGCGAGGGCGGTTACGACGGCCGAGGTAACGTCCCGATAACCGACCCGAGCGAGGCAGACGACGCGCTCGATGCGGTCTCCGGCGGCGCGGTGGTCGAGGAGTTCGTGGACTTCGAGCGCGAGGTCTCGGTCATCGGCGTGAAGGGCGCGGACGGCGAGACGGCCGCCTTCCCGCTGGGCGAGAACGTCCACCGCGAGGAGATTCTGCGCGAGACGGTCGTTCCCGCCCGGACGAGCGAGACCGTCGCCGAGCGCGCCCGCGAGGTGGCCGAGGACGTGCTGGCGATGCTGTCGGGACGGGGCGTCTACGGCATCGAGCTGTTCGAGACGAGCGAGGGTGAGATTCTGGTCAACGAAATCGCCCCGCGGCCCCACAACTCGGGCCACTACACTATCGAGGGCGCGCTGACCTCCCAGTTCGAACAGCACGTCCGCGCCGTGACGGGGCGACCGCTCGGCGCGACCGACCTCCGGAGTCCCACGGTGTCGGCGAACCTGCTCGGTGGGGGCGACGAGCGCAGACCCGCCGACTGGTCGGGCGACGACGCGATTTTGCG
This genomic stretch from Halorussus pelagicus harbors:
- a CDS encoding 5-(carboxyamino)imidazole ribonucleotide synthase, with amino-acid sequence MTDTETLGVVGGGQLGRMLAEAAAPLGVEVVVLDPTPECPASPVARDQIVGEFDDEEGVRELAARADYVTYEIELADPDLLAAVEDEYDVPVNPDPETLRTIQDKLVQNEALRDAGVPVPEFRRVGDREELDAAVEQFGYPVMLKAREGGYDGRGNVPITDPSEADDALDAVSGGAVVEEFVDFEREVSVIGVKGADGETAAFPLGENVHREEILRETVVPARTSETVAERAREVAEDVLAMLSGRGVYGIELFETSEGEILVNEIAPRPHNSGHYTIEGALTSQFEQHVRAVTGRPLGATDLRSPTVSANLLGGGDERRPADWSGDDAILRHPGASLHWYGKHEVYPLRKMGHFTVVGDREENDASGEGTTTDRLLDTARDLRDEVTFE